From the Pseudomonas syringae KCTC 12500 genome, the window GCTTCGGCGCGACCCGCAATCCCTGGAATCCGCAATACAGCGCGGGCGGTTCCAGCGGGGGTGCAGCAGCGCTGGTTGCGGCGCGCGCCATTCCTTTCGCCCATGGCAACGATGGCGGCGGCTCGCTTCGCGTACCGGCCTCCTGCTGCGGCGTATTCGGCTTCAAGCCATCGCGTGGCCTGCTGCCGTCCGGCCCGATGGTCGGCGAGGGCTGGGCAGGCCTGAGCACAGCCCATGCGATCACCCTGTCGGTAGGCGACAGCGCCGCCCTGCTCGACGCCACTGCCGGGAGTGACCTGGGGGCTCCCTATGCGGCGCCCATGCCGGCGACGCCGTTTGCACACGCCGCGGGACGCGATCCCAGGCGCCTGAAAATCGCTCTGATCTCGGCAATATCACCCTGGCCCGCCGAACCGGAAGCCCTGGCTGCACTGCAGCACACGGCGGCCTTGCTAGAGGCGCTAGGGCATTGCGTGGTCCCGGCGACGTTGCCGATCCAGCTGCCTGAATTCCTCGATGCGACGTTCGACATCATCGGTTCACACACCCAGGGCTACCTCGATCTGTTGGGCAAAATGCGCGGTTTCCCGGTCTCTATGGACGAACTGGAGCCGCGCACCCGCGTCATTCTGCGCGAACGCGGGCAACTGTCGGCGACACGCTACATTTCCGCGGTCGAATCGATGCATGCACTGGGCCGGGCGATGGCCGGCTTCTTCGAAGAGTACGACATTGTCCTCACCCCGACGCTCAACCGCGCGCCGCCCCGCCTGGGGGAGCTGGCCTTCGACGACGACAGCCGGTCCCTGCAGGACTTCATCGCGCTTTCACACAGCTACTCGCCCTACACGGCGATCTTCAACGCGACTGGCCAGCCAGCCATGTCCGTGCCCCACTACTGGACAGCCGATTCGCTGCCACTGGGTTCTCACTTTGCCGCGCGGTTTGGCGACGAACTGACCTTGCTGAGCCTCGCCGGCCAACTGGAGCGCGCCCAGCCGTGGGCCGCACGCAGGCCGCCGTTAAACGCTTGCGCGGGTTGATGCGAAGGGATTATTGGCGGTGATGGTGGTAAGCCAGGCAAGACCACCGCCTGCGTTGCTGGCGGCGGTCTACCGGCTACAGGCTTATGGCTCGCCAGCCGCTTGCTGTGCAGACGCCGGAAGCGACCCGGTCAGGTACCGGAAGCGGTCGTAGAGACCGGCCACTACCTGCCCGCCTGCGATCCTGCCCGGAATTGCCGTTTGCAGGGTGCCGACCGCGCCCCCCAGACGCGAGGTGCTGACGTAATTTCCGGCCCAGGACGCTGCCGCCCTGCCAGCCTGATGCGCCGCCTTGCCTTTGTCAGTTAGGTAGCTCAACCCCTTGCCGGCTGCTGCGCCAGCCACTTCTCCAACCATACCGGGAAGCGTGAGGTTGGCTGCGGTCAGGACCGCAGCACCGGAGGCGTAGCCTTTGATCCCCTTGTCGAGAAAATTCCAGACTTTGTTGACGCCCAGAAACCCCGTCATCACCAGATTCAGGCCGACGATTTCCTTGAAGACCTGAACCGCCTTCTGCATGTCGACTTCAGGGTTCATGGCCAGTTTGAGCATCTCCGATACGCACCAGACGCCGTCCGCCGCGTAATCGGCTTTGCCGACCATGCTTTTCATCAACATCACCAGCGCCGCACCGATACTCGCCGTCAAGGCCACCAGGCCCAGCTTGGTGTAGAAGTCAGGGTCCGCCTTACGCTCCCCCTCGGCCAGCTGCAGCCCTGCGCGCAGGGCATCGGCGCCTTCGAACCTGGCCTGGAACTCGCTGCTTTTGGTACCCAGGTACGTCAGGCTCGAGTTCATGATGTCGGTGATGCTTTTGTCTTGCTTGTACAGTTCGGTCGCCACTTTCATCTGCTGGGCAAAATGCTCGCTGACGTCGAAATGCCTGACCACGGCAAGATGGTCTTCCTCCGGGAGGCTGGCGTTCCCGGTGTCTTGCCTGGAAAGCTTGCTCTTGGCGAGCTTGAAGGCGGCGACGATCGATTCGCGGTTGAATACGCCGAGCGTGGCTGCGCCCGATGCCACGGCCGTTGCGATACCGAAGCCGACCTGCTCCAGCAGGTGTTCGTTCCTGGCAAAGGTGGGCTGTGCCACGATGGCGTTGGCCAGCACGGTGACGAAGTAGCGGTTCAGGCCGTGATCGACATTGGTCCGCGCGTTGGTCAGCTCGTTCATCATCAGGCCAGCCATGAACACTGCGTTCTTGGTGAAGTGGGCAACCAGCGATGAGCTGTAGGAGTTGTCCTTGCTGACGAACGCCACGGCCAGTGGCAAGGGTGCCAGCGCGAGCAGCATCGCCGGACTTGCAAGGACGCGACTCTTGAGCGAGGCGCCGTTCTTGAGCGTGCCCAGTTCGGCATTCATGCTTTGGTTAAGGCTGAGCAACTCGTCTTTCACATCAGAGGGTAGCCCCGAGCGGCTCAACACTGCAGGCAACTTTTCGTTGTGAGCGCGCCAGGCGTCGAGTTGACCCTGACCGTTGGCCTGAACGATTGCGCCCAACATGTCACGCTCGGCTTCGCTCAGCGCCGACGATGGCTTTTCCAGCAGCGTCTTCACAACATCGGACGTCGTGGTAGCAGCACTTGGCAAATGACCAAGACGTGCCAGTTGCTCCTCGCTCAACACCAGCGAACCGTTGGCCAGCGCCAACCGCAGTTTTTCATCGAACCCCATGCCGCACCGGGCCTCGATGTCTCCTTCAGGGGCGAAGGGCAATGGGGTATTGCTGACGATATCGCGTTGTTCCTGCGTGAGATGCAGCACATGCTTGTTCAGGAAGGCATGCATCTGATCGGGCGACAGGTGTGGCGCCGGGGTGCGCATCAAGGCCAGCAACCCCTTGTCGTCCATCGGCGCGAGCGCCCCGTATGCATCAAACTTGCGCACCAGATTACCGCCGGCCTTGAGCAATGCCTGGGTTCTCGTCAGCCGGGGCTCGGCAGGCTCGTGGCCAGGTGCAGGTGCTTCGCCTGGCTCGATGGAGATTTCTTCCGGCCTCGGCAAAAGATCGTGTTCGCGCAATAGCTGCAGCAGCGCCCCCGCCACTTCCGCCAGCTCGCGCAATTCATTGCAGGCTGGCGCGTCCTGGCAATTTTCGGTCAATGCCTGCAATGCGCCGGGCAACGTCTCCAGGTGATTGAGCGTGTCGGCATGTGAGCGCAGCAGACTGACGATCGCTTCGGGTTGACGCTGGAGGCTTTCATTCAAATCCGCCGTACGCTGCTTGGCCGTGCGCACGAAATGGCTGAAGAGCGTGTAAGACGAAACAACGGGTGGCTCTGCGCCCAGCGTCTCGGGATCCAGATGAGTCAACGCCAGCAGATCCGGAACCGCCAGGGCCAAGGCAGGCGACTTGGCAGTCAAACGAGCGGCGGATTGGTGCAGCCGCGCGGTCCTGAGCCCCTCGCAGGCCAGTGACAGCGAGTCGTGAGATGCGTGAGAAGCAGGCATGTCCGCCAGCCGGCCAATACAGCGCTCAAGCAGGTCTTTCAGCGCCGGCGCCTGATCCTCGCTGGCGAGTTGGTGCCAACCCTGCTCGGTCGTGGCGACCTCGGCCAGGCTGTGGCAGAGCTGGGCAACTGTGGGCCAGGACGGCTGCTGTTTATTCAGCTCACGCTGGAGAGCAGACAACAGACGCACAGAGTCCTGCGCTGGCGCGGCCGAGGTGCGACCAAATGCCACAGCCAGCTCGCCGGAGGCAAAAAACGCTACGGTACGAGCCTGCTGCGGAGCTTGCTCACTAACGCCGGCTGCATCGCCGGACGCAGGAGCAACCTCCGGCAATGAGGAATGAGAGGAGCGCGTGATCTGAGAGGGCGTCATGGCGTTTTTACCTACTGTCGGTGGGTACGGGCAACAGACCGACTGAGTGTCGTCCGGCCCGGAACGGTTCCGGTAGTTGAGGGTAAATCGATGCGTGATCGCTGAAATTTCGAGTGGATGTGCCTGGTTCACGCCGCGGATGACTCAATCGACCTCGACAATCTCATGTGGTCGGGCCCCACACAGAACAAGCCTTGCGCCTGCAGCACGGCCATGATTTCGGCCCTTGTCGAAACCCGCGTGAACGCCTTCACTGTTCAAGATGACTGCCTTTCATATGCCAGATAAAACCCGATGGGGTAGAATAGTCGCCTTTTCCGCCATGCCCCCTTGAGGACTGCCATGTTCAGCCGTGATTTGACTATCGCCAAGTACGACGCCGATCTGTTTGCCGCCATGGAGCAAGAAGCTCTGCGTCAGGAAGAACACATCGAGCTGATTGCCTCGGAAAACTACACCAGTCCGGCCGTCATGGAAGCTCAAGGCTCGGCCCTGACCAACAAGTACGCAGAAGGCTATCCAGGCAAGCGCTACTACGGTGGTTGCGAGTACGTCGACATTATCGAGCAACTGGCCATCGACCGCGCCAAGGAACTGTTCGGCGCTGACTACGCCAACGTTCAGCCACATGCGGGTTCGCAAGCCAACTCGGCGGTCTACCTGGCCCTGCTGCAAGGCGGCGACACCATTCTGGGCATGAGCCTTGCTCACGGTGGTCACCTGACCCACGGCGCCAGCGTTTCGTCCTCGGGCAAACTGTACAACGCCGTTCAGTACGGCATCGATGCCAACGGCATGATCGATTACGACGAAGTCGAGCGCCTGGCTGTCGAGCACAAGCCAAAAATGATCGTCGCCGGTTTTTCTGCCTACTCGCAGATCCTCGACTTCCCGCGCTTCCGTGCAATCGCTGACAAGGTCGGTGCCTACCTGTTCGTCGACATGGCTCACGTAGCCGGTCTGGTCGCCGCAGGCGTCTACCCGAACCCGGTGCCATTCGCCGACGTCGTGACCACCACCACGCACAAGACCCTGCGCGGTCCACGTGGCGGCCTGATCCTGGCGCGCGCCAACGCCGAGATCGAGAAGAAGCTGAACTCTGCAGTATTCCCTGGCTCCCAGGGCGGTCCGCTGGAGCACGTCATCGCAGCCAAGGCCGTGTGCTTCAAGGAAGCGCTGCAGCCTGAGTTCAAGACCTACCAGCAGCAAGTGGTGAAGAACGCCAAGGCAATGGCCGGTGTGTTCATCGAGCGTGGCTTCGACGTCGTCTCCGGCGGTACCGAGAACCACCTGTTCCTGCTGTCGCTGATCAAACAGGACATCTCCGGTAAAGACGCCGACGCCGCTCTGGGTCGAGCCTTCATCACCGTCAACAAGAACTCCGTACCAAACGACCCACGCTCCCCGTTCGTCACCTCCGGCCTGCGCTTCGGCACCCCGGCAGTGACCACTCGCGGCTTCAAGGAAGCAGAGTGCAAGGAGCTGGCCGGCTGGATCTGCGACATCCTGGCTGACCTGAACAACGAAGCCGTGATCGGCGCGGTTCGCGAGAAGGTCAAGGCCATCTGCGCCAAGCTGCCGGTTTACGGCGCTTGATAAGCCTGGTTTAAACGCAGTACCAAAAGCCCCGACTCGTGAGAGCCGGGGCTTTTTGTTGGGCGGTTCACTGTACGGGCAGAAGCTCAGCCGCTGTTCGACCTCTCAACCGCATACCTTCTCGAACCCCGCCCGAATCTTCTCCTCCGGCAATTCATCGGCAATGAACACAATCACGCTCTCGCGTTTTTCGCCTTCGGCCCACTCGGTGTCCCAGTCGAAGCCATACAGTTTGAGCACGCCCTGAAACACCATCTTGCGTGGTTCGTCTTCGATGTTGAGCACGCCCTTGTAACGCAGCAATTGTTTGCCGTGGTCTTCCAGCAGTTCGTTCATGAACTCGCTGAGGCGGTCCAGGTTCAGCGGTTTTTCGCTGCGCAGGACCAGGCTGCTGATCCGGTCAGCGGAATTGCCGACCGGGGCCAGCGGGCGCAGGATCATGCCGCCGCCGAGGTCAGCATTGAGGTTGAAGCCGCGTACGTCGAGCAGTTCGGCGAGGTCGATCCTGCCGTGCTCGACAATACGGATTGGCGCACGGCGGTTGATGCGGGTCAAGCG encodes:
- a CDS encoding amidase, coding for MKDLHELFNTLDGRGLATLVRNGEVTPGELLETAIERVEQVEPGLNAVSERLYDQARSQASGSSVRQGVMAGVPTLVKDMFTPMTGARMTSGSHALGEFRSDIDCEIVSRLRQAGCQLIGTTTAPEFGVSYSTESQRFGATRNPWNPQYSAGGSSGGAAALVAARAIPFAHGNDGGGSLRVPASCCGVFGFKPSRGLLPSGPMVGEGWAGLSTAHAITLSVGDSAALLDATAGSDLGAPYAAPMPATPFAHAAGRDPRRLKIALISAISPWPAEPEALAALQHTAALLEALGHCVVPATLPIQLPEFLDATFDIIGSHTQGYLDLLGKMRGFPVSMDELEPRTRVILRERGQLSATRYISAVESMHALGRAMAGFFEEYDIVLTPTLNRAPPRLGELAFDDDSRSLQDFIALSHSYSPYTAIFNATGQPAMSVPHYWTADSLPLGSHFAARFGDELTLLSLAGQLERAQPWAARRPPLNACAG
- the glyA gene encoding serine hydroxymethyltransferase, with translation MFSRDLTIAKYDADLFAAMEQEALRQEEHIELIASENYTSPAVMEAQGSALTNKYAEGYPGKRYYGGCEYVDIIEQLAIDRAKELFGADYANVQPHAGSQANSAVYLALLQGGDTILGMSLAHGGHLTHGASVSSSGKLYNAVQYGIDANGMIDYDEVERLAVEHKPKMIVAGFSAYSQILDFPRFRAIADKVGAYLFVDMAHVAGLVAAGVYPNPVPFADVVTTTTHKTLRGPRGGLILARANAEIEKKLNSAVFPGSQGGPLEHVIAAKAVCFKEALQPEFKTYQQQVVKNAKAMAGVFIERGFDVVSGGTENHLFLLSLIKQDISGKDADAALGRAFITVNKNSVPNDPRSPFVTSGLRFGTPAVTTRGFKEAECKELAGWICDILADLNNEAVIGAVREKVKAICAKLPVYGA
- a CDS encoding HopW family type III effector protein, which gives rise to MTPSQITRSSHSSLPEVAPASGDAAGVSEQAPQQARTVAFFASGELAVAFGRTSAAPAQDSVRLLSALQRELNKQQPSWPTVAQLCHSLAEVATTEQGWHQLASEDQAPALKDLLERCIGRLADMPASHASHDSLSLACEGLRTARLHQSAARLTAKSPALALAVPDLLALTHLDPETLGAEPPVVSSYTLFSHFVRTAKQRTADLNESLQRQPEAIVSLLRSHADTLNHLETLPGALQALTENCQDAPACNELRELAEVAGALLQLLREHDLLPRPEEISIEPGEAPAPGHEPAEPRLTRTQALLKAGGNLVRKFDAYGALAPMDDKGLLALMRTPAPHLSPDQMHAFLNKHVLHLTQEQRDIVSNTPLPFAPEGDIEARCGMGFDEKLRLALANGSLVLSEEQLARLGHLPSAATTTSDVVKTLLEKPSSALSEAERDMLGAIVQANGQGQLDAWRAHNEKLPAVLSRSGLPSDVKDELLSLNQSMNAELGTLKNGASLKSRVLASPAMLLALAPLPLAVAFVSKDNSYSSSLVAHFTKNAVFMAGLMMNELTNARTNVDHGLNRYFVTVLANAIVAQPTFARNEHLLEQVGFGIATAVASGAATLGVFNRESIVAAFKLAKSKLSRQDTGNASLPEEDHLAVVRHFDVSEHFAQQMKVATELYKQDKSITDIMNSSLTYLGTKSSEFQARFEGADALRAGLQLAEGERKADPDFYTKLGLVALTASIGAALVMLMKSMVGKADYAADGVWCVSEMLKLAMNPEVDMQKAVQVFKEIVGLNLVMTGFLGVNKVWNFLDKGIKGYASGAAVLTAANLTLPGMVGEVAGAAAGKGLSYLTDKGKAAHQAGRAAASWAGNYVSTSRLGGAVGTLQTAIPGRIAGGQVVAGLYDRFRYLTGSLPASAQQAAGEP